Proteins encoded together in one Chitinophaga sp. LS1 window:
- a CDS encoding NAD(P)-dependent alcohol dehydrogenase, whose amino-acid sequence MIPAKGYAAFDAQAQLGPFNFERREPGPHDVQFDILYCGVCHSDLHQIKNEWGNSIYPMVPGHEIVGRVTAVGAHVKKFKTGDLVGVGCLVDSCRECENCADGQEQYCLNGSSGTYNSYEQDKKTITYGGYSNKIVVSEDFVLLVSDKLHLPAVAPLLCAGITTWSPLRHWKVGKGHKVGVLGLGGLGHMAVKFAVSFGAEVTMLSTSPSKKADAERQGAHHFLLTSDQEQVNAARGKFDFIIDTVSAEHDYGMYLGLLKTNGVHICVGAPPTPASVHAFALIAGRKSIAGSMIGGIQETQEMLDYCAEHNIVSDIELIEMPYIQNAYDRMLKGDVRYRFVIDMATL is encoded by the coding sequence ATGATTCCAGCTAAAGGATATGCTGCGTTTGACGCCCAGGCGCAGCTAGGACCTTTCAATTTTGAAAGAAGAGAACCAGGCCCTCACGACGTACAATTCGACATCTTATATTGTGGTGTATGTCACTCAGATCTACATCAGATCAAAAACGAGTGGGGAAATTCCATCTACCCAATGGTACCCGGCCATGAAATCGTAGGCCGTGTCACTGCGGTAGGTGCACATGTAAAGAAATTCAAAACCGGTGATCTCGTAGGCGTAGGTTGCCTGGTAGACTCCTGCCGTGAGTGTGAAAACTGCGCAGATGGCCAGGAGCAGTACTGCCTGAATGGTTCTTCCGGCACTTACAACAGCTATGAGCAGGATAAGAAAACCATTACCTACGGTGGTTATTCCAACAAGATCGTGGTAAGCGAAGACTTCGTATTACTGGTATCGGACAAACTGCACCTGCCTGCAGTCGCTCCATTATTATGTGCAGGCATCACTACCTGGTCACCACTTCGCCACTGGAAGGTCGGTAAAGGCCATAAAGTAGGTGTACTGGGTCTAGGCGGCCTCGGCCACATGGCGGTGAAATTTGCCGTGTCTTTTGGCGCAGAAGTGACCATGCTGAGCACCTCTCCATCCAAGAAAGCAGATGCTGAGCGCCAGGGCGCCCATCACTTCCTGCTCACCAGCGACCAGGAACAGGTAAATGCAGCCAGAGGCAAATTTGATTTCATTATCGATACCGTTTCTGCAGAACATGATTATGGGATGTACCTGGGTCTGCTCAAGACTAATGGTGTACATATTTGTGTGGGAGCACCTCCAACACCGGCTTCTGTGCATGCTTTTGCTTTGATTGCAGGCCGTAAGTCGATCGCAGGTTCTATGATCGGTGGTATTCAGGAAACACAGGAAATGCTGGACTATTGCGCCGAACACAACATTGTGTCTGATATCGAACTGATTGAGATGCCTTATATACAAAATGCGTACGACAGAATGCTGAAAGGCGATGTACGTTACCGTTTTGTAATTGATATGGCAACACTATAA